A window from SAR324 cluster bacterium encodes these proteins:
- a CDS encoding flippase, with protein MNPLKFIPQSLQGYIAQHPQFSKILENIGWLFFDKILRMGLGLLIGVWIARYLGPEQFGLLSFAIAFTWLFGAVSTLGLPEIVVRDLVRKPDTKLETLGTTAALLFLGGVLTYCLILITIFWIRPEDQLAKILVAILGSTMLFKASEIAVYWFESQVISKYTVWVQNGSFLIFAGIKVLLILNGTPLIAFAWTTLGEASIAAIMLSIMLGLHGPRLRQLCVSLARAKILLKDSWPLLLSSIAVVVYMKIDQIMLGQMVGDEAVGIYSAAVRISEVWYFIPTMIVASVFPAILKARNSSEEQYYRKLQHLFDLMLWLSIGIALPMTFLSESVIKILFGETYLDASSILSIHIWASIFVFLGVASSKWFIAENRQILSFQRTTIGALANVILNFLFIPQFQAVGAATATIISYAIATVISDLFQKETRFIFFMKIESFNLLKVIYRIRILKNSL; from the coding sequence ATGAATCCGCTAAAATTTATTCCTCAATCTCTGCAGGGATATATTGCTCAACATCCTCAGTTTTCCAAAATTCTTGAAAATATTGGATGGCTTTTTTTTGATAAGATTTTGCGAATGGGTCTTGGCCTACTCATTGGTGTTTGGATAGCCCGCTATCTGGGGCCTGAACAGTTTGGTTTACTAAGTTTTGCCATAGCGTTCACCTGGCTGTTTGGTGCAGTATCTACACTAGGTTTACCTGAAATTGTTGTCCGAGACCTTGTTCGAAAACCAGACACAAAGCTTGAAACTTTAGGGACCACCGCTGCGCTGCTCTTCCTCGGAGGAGTCCTGACTTATTGTCTCATTCTAATCACTATTTTTTGGATTAGACCAGAGGATCAGTTAGCCAAAATTCTAGTCGCTATCCTCGGTTCAACAATGCTGTTCAAAGCTAGTGAAATTGCCGTCTATTGGTTTGAATCACAGGTCATCTCAAAATATACTGTATGGGTGCAGAACGGCAGCTTCCTTATTTTTGCAGGAATCAAAGTACTACTCATTCTCAACGGTACACCGTTGATCGCCTTCGCTTGGACAACGCTAGGCGAAGCCTCGATCGCCGCGATAATGCTAAGCATCATGCTTGGACTACACGGACCAAGGCTAAGGCAATTGTGCGTATCTTTAGCACGTGCGAAGATTCTTCTGAAGGACAGCTGGCCACTGCTGCTATCCAGTATAGCTGTAGTGGTATACATGAAGATCGACCAGATCATGCTCGGGCAGATGGTGGGAGACGAAGCCGTAGGCATTTATAGCGCTGCAGTACGAATTAGCGAGGTATGGTACTTTATTCCAACAATGATAGTTGCATCCGTTTTCCCTGCAATCCTTAAAGCAAGAAATAGTAGTGAAGAGCAATACTACAGAAAATTGCAGCATCTCTTCGATCTAATGCTATGGCTCTCGATAGGTATTGCTTTGCCTATGACATTTCTATCTGAATCAGTCATAAAAATTCTGTTTGGTGAAACATATCTTGATGCCAGCTCCATACTCTCTATACACATTTGGGCATCAATTTTTGTGTTTTTAGGAGTCGCTAGTAGCAAGTGGTTTATCGCAGAAAACAGACAGATTTTAAGTTTTCAGCGAACAACAATTGGAGCATTAGCAAATGTTATACTTAACTTTTTATTTATTCCTCAATTCCAAGCAGTTGGAGCAGCAACAGCGACCATTATATCTTACGCTATTGCTACTGTAATTTCAGATTTATTCCAGAAAGAAACAAGGTTTATTTTTTTTATGAAGATAGAATCCTTCAACTTACTAAAAGTAATTTATAGGATAAGAATATTAAAAAATTCCTTATAA
- the dxs gene encoding 1-deoxy-D-xylulose-5-phosphate synthase, giving the protein MQNRSWILDAIAKPHDIQTLSTQELEQLSEDCRQRIIEVTSQKGGHLASSLGAVEIAVALFKVFDFRRDRVVWDVGHQAYAHKLLSGRNEQFGTLAQYGGIKKFLSRDESSYDHFGAGHASTSISAALGMAFSRDLQQQAHYVIAVIGDGAMTGGLAFEALNHNGFAGKNMILIVNDNGMSIDPNVGALSKMITRVISSPSYNWLRDETREWASRVPFSEPLQHALQKINTSLKTFLLPGMLFEQLGWRYFGPIDGHSVGELVELLTHVKDLDGPIVIHALTQKGKGYSFAEEDAFTYHGVSPFEPETGNFVKKSSSGIKQKSYSKVFAEKLGDLMEADSQVVALSAAMMSGTGIIGLHEKYPERVLDVGIAEGHAVTCAAGLAAEGSKPFVAIYSTFLQRALDHIIHDVAIQKLPVRFALDRAGLVGVDGPTHHGCFDLTYLRMIPNMVVMVPADGSELRLMTQFAYEHEGPLAMRYPRGNTAICDENATEPIQLGKGKVIQEGSDVALFAVGVMVETAIAVAEILEEQGLSVAVINARFVKPLDEELLQKFARSRQLIVTLEENVIAGGFGSAVLESLQQSGTVVPVQTIGLPDRYISQGSPEQQREEAGLSVTKIVGSITGRLREIQLKSKKFRNVKVS; this is encoded by the coding sequence ATGCAAAATCGATCTTGGATTCTCGACGCTATCGCAAAACCCCACGACATTCAAACTCTCAGTACTCAAGAATTAGAGCAACTATCAGAAGACTGTCGGCAACGAATCATTGAGGTCACCAGCCAAAAGGGCGGACACCTAGCCTCTTCTCTTGGGGCTGTGGAGATTGCCGTAGCACTCTTCAAAGTATTTGATTTTCGTCGAGACCGAGTGGTCTGGGATGTGGGACACCAAGCTTATGCTCACAAGTTGCTCAGTGGACGCAATGAACAATTTGGCACACTGGCTCAATATGGTGGCATCAAGAAATTCTTGAGTCGTGACGAGAGCTCCTACGACCACTTTGGGGCTGGGCATGCCTCCACATCGATCTCGGCTGCGCTGGGAATGGCGTTCAGTAGGGACTTGCAACAGCAGGCCCACTATGTGATTGCGGTCATTGGGGATGGTGCAATGACCGGAGGGCTAGCCTTCGAAGCATTGAACCACAATGGCTTCGCCGGCAAGAACATGATCCTGATTGTCAATGACAACGGCATGAGCATTGATCCAAATGTTGGTGCACTCTCCAAAATGATCACACGAGTCATTTCTTCGCCTTCCTACAATTGGCTTCGTGACGAAACCCGAGAATGGGCCTCAAGGGTTCCTTTCTCCGAACCACTCCAGCATGCTCTGCAAAAAATCAACACATCACTCAAGACCTTCCTCTTGCCAGGAATGCTCTTTGAGCAATTGGGCTGGCGCTATTTTGGACCAATCGATGGCCACAGTGTCGGAGAGTTGGTCGAGTTACTCACCCATGTGAAAGATCTGGATGGACCGATTGTCATCCATGCACTGACACAGAAGGGCAAGGGCTATTCTTTTGCAGAAGAAGACGCCTTCACTTACCATGGCGTGAGTCCTTTTGAACCAGAAACAGGAAACTTCGTCAAGAAATCAAGTAGTGGAATCAAGCAAAAAAGCTACTCCAAGGTATTTGCTGAGAAGTTGGGAGATTTGATGGAAGCCGACTCCCAAGTGGTGGCATTGAGTGCGGCAATGATGAGCGGAACCGGCATCATTGGCCTTCATGAAAAATACCCAGAGCGAGTACTGGATGTTGGTATTGCGGAAGGGCATGCAGTCACATGTGCCGCAGGCTTAGCCGCAGAAGGCAGCAAACCTTTCGTGGCTATCTACTCAACGTTTCTGCAAAGAGCCTTGGATCACATCATTCATGACGTAGCGATTCAGAAACTACCTGTTCGCTTCGCCCTAGACCGTGCAGGACTCGTTGGAGTTGATGGTCCAACTCACCACGGCTGCTTTGACCTCACATACCTCCGAATGATTCCAAACATGGTAGTGATGGTCCCGGCTGATGGCTCCGAGTTGAGACTCATGACTCAGTTTGCGTACGAACATGAGGGACCGCTAGCCATGCGCTACCCAAGAGGCAACACTGCCATCTGTGATGAAAACGCCACAGAACCAATTCAGTTGGGCAAAGGGAAGGTCATTCAGGAGGGGTCAGACGTAGCACTCTTTGCAGTGGGTGTCATGGTCGAGACTGCAATCGCTGTCGCTGAAATCCTCGAGGAACAGGGCCTCAGCGTCGCAGTGATCAACGCTCGCTTTGTCAAACCTCTTGACGAAGAGCTTCTCCAAAAGTTTGCCCGAAGCCGTCAATTAATCGTCACTCTTGAAGAAAATGTAATTGCTGGAGGATTTGGTAGTGCAGTACTGGAATCCCTGCAACAATCAGGAACTGTCGTTCCAGTGCAGACAATCGGATTACCAGATCGCTATATTTCCCAAGGCAGTCCAGAGCAACAACGGGAAGAAGCAGGATTGAGTGTGACGAAGATTGTTGGAAGCATTACGGGGCGTCTGAGGGAAATACAATTAAAATCCAAGAAATTCAGAAATGTAAAGGTCTCATAA
- a CDS encoding methyltransferase, TIGR04325 family, translating into MKAPIALFVYSRPDHTYQTIEALKRNPESVHTDLVIFSDAAKTLKHDTAVKQVRDYISKINGFRSLTIHHRTHNFGLAKSIIKGVTEVLKNHERVIVMEDDLVTSPHFLKYMNEGLDLFADKDSVISIHGYVYPVKKPLPEAFFLRGADCWGWATWRRGWEIFNPDGQFLLDELKQRGLLKAFDFNGAYSYSAMLERQIKGLNNSWAVRWHASAFLANKFTLYPGRSLVHNIGNDNTGTHCGTSADLDADLSATPIRLDEVGAEESEVAKKVIEHFFRMKRPPLRRILAHLLPVTARQQLATFAKDWLPPAIARQLRRLPRLGRGITFEGPFASWDEAADCSSGYASEKILEKVLAATLKVKRGEAVFERDSVLFDEIQYSWPVTAGLMWAAARNHGRLSVLDFGGSLGSSYYQNQKFLGGLQNVRWSVVEQPHFVEAGRQFIQDEQLVFYSTIVECVAAEKLNVVLLSSVLQYLEKPYAILNELVRSGVDIILIDRTSFYNGEEDLIAVQQVAEAIYPASYPLWVFSKKKFISHLSKTFSLVTEKLSPEDLVPFASGSFSFSGLVLRRNYHEN; encoded by the coding sequence ATGAAAGCTCCTATCGCTTTATTCGTCTACTCTCGCCCAGATCATACCTATCAAACAATTGAAGCACTAAAAAGGAATCCTGAGTCTGTTCATACTGATTTAGTTATATTTTCTGATGCTGCAAAGACGCTGAAGCACGATACGGCCGTAAAACAAGTTCGGGATTATATCTCTAAAATTAATGGTTTTCGTTCGCTCACCATCCATCACCGTACGCACAATTTTGGCTTAGCCAAGTCGATCATCAAGGGAGTCACTGAAGTCCTGAAAAATCATGAGCGAGTGATTGTGATGGAAGATGATCTCGTGACCTCGCCTCATTTTCTCAAATACATGAATGAGGGACTTGATCTCTTCGCAGACAAAGACAGCGTGATTAGCATCCATGGCTATGTTTATCCGGTTAAAAAACCTCTCCCTGAAGCTTTTTTCTTACGTGGAGCCGACTGTTGGGGATGGGCGACCTGGCGGCGCGGTTGGGAGATATTTAATCCAGACGGTCAGTTTCTGCTTGATGAGTTAAAGCAGAGAGGTCTGTTGAAAGCCTTTGATTTCAATGGGGCATATTCCTACTCTGCAATGCTGGAAAGGCAAATAAAAGGGCTGAATAACTCCTGGGCAGTGCGCTGGCATGCATCAGCTTTCCTAGCTAATAAGTTCACACTCTACCCAGGACGTAGTCTTGTTCACAACATTGGCAATGACAATACAGGTACGCATTGTGGTACGAGTGCTGACCTCGATGCCGATTTGTCAGCCACGCCGATTCGTTTGGATGAAGTCGGTGCTGAAGAATCTGAAGTTGCAAAAAAAGTGATTGAACATTTTTTTCGGATGAAGCGCCCACCACTGCGGCGGATATTGGCGCACCTACTGCCAGTTACTGCTCGCCAGCAACTGGCTACCTTTGCAAAAGATTGGTTGCCACCCGCCATCGCGCGGCAGTTGCGACGTCTTCCACGGTTAGGAAGAGGGATTACCTTTGAAGGCCCTTTTGCATCTTGGGATGAAGCGGCGGATTGTTCCAGTGGGTACGCTAGTGAAAAAATCTTGGAGAAGGTTCTTGCAGCAACGCTTAAAGTTAAGCGCGGTGAGGCTGTGTTCGAACGTGATTCAGTTCTTTTTGATGAGATTCAATATTCCTGGCCAGTAACAGCAGGGCTGATGTGGGCAGCAGCACGAAATCATGGACGGTTGAGCGTTTTGGATTTTGGTGGCTCGCTAGGAAGCAGTTACTACCAAAACCAGAAATTCTTGGGTGGTCTGCAGAATGTACGTTGGTCGGTTGTCGAGCAACCACATTTCGTTGAGGCAGGGCGGCAGTTTATTCAAGATGAACAATTGGTGTTTTATTCAACGATTGTGGAATGTGTTGCGGCAGAAAAGCTCAATGTCGTGTTACTTTCCAGCGTTTTGCAGTATTTGGAAAAACCTTATGCTATTTTGAACGAGTTGGTTCGAAGTGGCGTAGATATTATTTTGATCGACCGGACTTCATTTTATAACGGTGAAGAAGATTTAATCGCTGTGCAACAAGTTGCTGAGGCAATTTATCCCGCGAGTTATCCTTTATGGGTTTTTTCCAAGAAAAAATTTATCAGTCATTTATCTAAGACATTCAGCCTTGTGACTGAAAAACTTTCACCTGAGGACCTTGTTCCGTTTGCCAGCGGAAGTTTTTCTTTTTCTGGTTTGGTACTGAGACGCAATTACCATGAAAACTAA
- a CDS encoding FkbM family methyltransferase yields MKKYIPRIIINLIKRILSFFTWDPWANYSWSQEGEDRILYRIFEQQPVGFYVDVGAHHPKRFSNTYFFYRRGWRGINIDAMPGSMKNFEKLRPRDINLEYGIGSFNGKLDYYIFNEPALNGFSKEVSQERNNENSSYRINKIVKVEILPLSVILDHQLPEKQIIDFMSIDVEGLDYEVLISNDWSKYRPKYVLTEILDSSLHEIEQSQIGKFMKNVGYFLYAKCIHTVIFREST; encoded by the coding sequence TTGAAAAAATATATTCCACGAATTATCATAAATTTAATCAAGAGAATTCTTTCTTTTTTTACTTGGGATCCTTGGGCGAATTATTCTTGGTCACAGGAGGGAGAGGATCGAATCTTATACAGAATTTTTGAGCAACAACCAGTTGGTTTTTATGTTGACGTTGGAGCACATCATCCAAAACGATTTTCTAACACTTACTTTTTCTACAGACGTGGTTGGAGAGGTATCAACATAGATGCTATGCCAGGTTCAATGAAAAATTTTGAAAAACTAAGACCAAGAGATATAAATTTAGAGTACGGCATAGGTTCTTTTAACGGAAAGCTTGATTACTATATTTTTAATGAACCTGCTTTAAATGGCTTTTCTAAAGAAGTATCACAAGAACGAAATAATGAGAATTCTTCTTATCGGATAAATAAAATTGTCAAAGTGGAAATATTACCATTGTCTGTGATTTTAGATCATCAACTTCCAGAAAAGCAAATCATCGACTTTATGTCAATCGATGTAGAAGGATTAGATTATGAAGTTTTAATCTCTAATGACTGGTCTAAATATAGGCCAAAATATGTACTTACAGAAATTTTGGATAGCAGCTTACATGAGATTGAGCAAAGCCAGATTGGGAAATTCATGAAAAATGTTGGTTATTTTTTATACGCTAAATGTATTCATACAGTGATTTTTAGAGAATCGACATAA
- a CDS encoding class I SAM-dependent methyltransferase translates to MKTKVQALMRKESFFPSWLGVFINPFYFARLGLANAMKRYSKSLNGRLLDVGCGTKPYRSLFVVDEYVGLDIASESSRKRGIADYFYDGNIFPFPAQEFDAVLCNQVLEHVFNPNEFLGEISRVMKPGAKMVLTVPFIWDEHEQPYDYARYSSFGLKVLLERNGFRILKQEKLGADVSTLFQLTNAYLYKISEQWNTHIRLLFTLFVMGLVNLTGLVARYIFPKNPDLFLDHVVLVEKTT, encoded by the coding sequence ATGAAAACTAAAGTCCAAGCACTCATGAGGAAAGAGTCTTTCTTTCCTAGTTGGCTGGGTGTTTTTATCAACCCTTTTTATTTCGCCAGACTTGGTCTTGCGAATGCCATGAAGCGCTACTCGAAATCACTCAATGGAAGATTACTCGATGTTGGCTGTGGTACAAAACCTTACAGATCATTATTCGTAGTTGATGAGTACGTGGGGTTGGATATCGCTAGTGAGAGTTCACGCAAGCGCGGGATTGCGGATTATTTCTATGATGGAAACATATTTCCTTTCCCCGCCCAAGAATTTGATGCTGTCTTATGTAACCAAGTGCTTGAACATGTCTTCAATCCTAATGAATTTCTGGGAGAGATCAGCCGAGTAATGAAGCCAGGCGCAAAGATGGTGCTGACTGTTCCTTTCATATGGGACGAGCATGAGCAGCCATATGATTATGCACGCTACTCAAGTTTTGGTCTGAAAGTGCTACTTGAAAGAAACGGTTTCAGGATTCTCAAGCAAGAAAAATTAGGTGCAGATGTGTCCACTCTGTTTCAACTAACAAATGCCTATCTCTATAAGATCTCCGAACAGTGGAACACGCACATCAGACTGCTGTTTACTCTTTTTGTAATGGGACTAGTAAATTTGACCGGATTAGTAGCTCGATACATTTTTCCAAAAAATCCTGATTTATTTTTGGATCATGTTGTCTTAGTAGAAAAAACAACATGA
- a CDS encoding NAD-dependent epimerase/dehydratase family protein encodes MNAYHNKKVLITGGLGFIGSNLARALVAQRARVTIVDSLIPQYGGNLFNIESIREMVHVNICDVRDPHAMKHLVQGKDFLFNLAGQTSHIDSMTNPQTDLDINASAQLSILEACRLNNPEIKIVFASTRQLYGKPDYLPVDEKHPIRPVDVNGINKLAGERYHLLYNNVYGIRACALRLTNTYGPGMRVKDARQTFLGIWVRQLLEGMPIKVFGDGEQLRDFNYVDDCVNALLLAGASGQAKGKVYNLGSQEVIGLKALAEKIVSLGFGGSYELVPFPEERKVIDIGDYYSDFSLISMELDWLPQVNLQKGLLNTIEYYSRHKSVYWDET; translated from the coding sequence ATGAACGCGTATCACAACAAAAAAGTGCTAATCACTGGCGGGTTGGGCTTCATTGGCTCAAACCTAGCCAGAGCTTTGGTCGCCCAAAGAGCGCGTGTGACCATAGTGGATAGTTTGATTCCCCAATACGGTGGCAATCTCTTCAATATTGAGAGCATCCGCGAAATGGTTCATGTGAATATCTGTGACGTACGTGACCCTCATGCGATGAAGCACCTAGTGCAAGGTAAAGATTTTCTTTTCAATCTTGCTGGGCAGACAAGCCATATCGACTCGATGACGAATCCACAGACAGATTTAGATATCAATGCATCGGCGCAGCTTTCGATTCTTGAAGCCTGCCGACTAAATAATCCAGAGATCAAAATTGTTTTTGCAAGTACGCGGCAGTTATATGGCAAGCCGGATTATCTGCCCGTTGATGAAAAGCATCCGATTCGTCCTGTTGATGTAAACGGGATCAACAAGCTTGCTGGGGAGCGGTATCACCTGCTTTATAACAATGTATATGGTATCCGCGCGTGCGCGTTACGCCTTACGAACACCTATGGTCCCGGAATGAGAGTTAAGGATGCACGGCAGACTTTTTTGGGTATCTGGGTGCGCCAGTTGCTAGAAGGAATGCCGATCAAAGTGTTTGGGGATGGAGAGCAGTTGCGAGATTTTAATTACGTCGATGATTGTGTTAATGCCTTGTTACTAGCTGGAGCAAGTGGGCAAGCGAAAGGCAAAGTCTATAACTTGGGAAGTCAAGAAGTTATTGGTTTGAAAGCGCTGGCTGAGAAAATAGTCAGCCTTGGTTTTGGCGGCAGTTATGAACTGGTGCCTTTCCCAGAAGAGCGTAAAGTGATTGATATAGGTGATTATTACAGTGACTTTTCTTTGATTTCTATGGAACTGGATTGGCTACCACAGGTGAATCTGCAAAAGGGGCTGTTGAACACTATTGAATATTACAGCAGGCATAAATCTGTCTATTGGGATGAGACGTAA